The Ferrimicrobium sp. genome contains a region encoding:
- a CDS encoding ABC transporter permease subunit, whose protein sequence is MVSTLTRNREESSPSSPPATRPRRQLRRYGGVVPYLLFLAIFLIIPAVSVLVGAFESDGGKPTLANLRLAFSGPYLHSYVASFELSIGSTVIAVVIGFVAALAVAATRGRPRALVQSSSSVLANTGGVPLAFAFIATLGNFGIVTKILSGMGINLYAHGFSLYSVVGLIIVYQYFLIPVMILVMLGPIQNIRSAWVEAARSLGASKVRFWWSVGLPILLPAILSGTVVIFADAFAAYATAEALTSGTLPLVPIQIGSLISGNVAAGQGNLGNALGLGMIIVVALAATVYVLSQRRASRWLR, encoded by the coding sequence ATGGTCTCCACGCTTACCCGCAATCGGGAGGAGAGTTCCCCCAGCTCTCCTCCCGCGACCCGACCGCGGCGTCAATTGCGACGCTACGGCGGTGTCGTTCCGTATCTCTTGTTTCTAGCCATCTTCTTGATTATCCCAGCGGTGTCAGTGTTGGTGGGTGCCTTTGAGTCGGATGGTGGCAAGCCGACACTGGCAAATCTGCGCCTGGCATTTTCGGGTCCTTACCTGCACTCCTATGTCGCCTCCTTCGAACTCTCCATCGGCAGCACCGTGATCGCGGTCGTTATTGGGTTCGTAGCGGCGTTGGCGGTTGCTGCGACACGGGGACGACCGCGTGCGTTGGTCCAGTCGAGTTCCAGTGTGCTTGCGAATACCGGGGGCGTCCCCCTCGCCTTCGCCTTCATCGCCACGCTTGGCAATTTTGGGATCGTTACCAAGATCCTTTCTGGCATGGGTATCAATCTGTACGCCCATGGTTTCTCACTGTATTCGGTTGTTGGCCTCATTATTGTCTATCAATACTTCCTGATTCCGGTCATGATCCTGGTGATGCTGGGGCCGATCCAAAACATCAGATCAGCCTGGGTCGAGGCGGCGCGTTCGTTGGGGGCCTCCAAGGTGCGCTTCTGGTGGTCGGTTGGTCTGCCGATTCTCCTACCAGCCATTCTGTCGGGTACTGTGGTGATCTTCGCTGATGCCTTTGCAGCCTACGCGACCGCTGAGGCGTTGACATCGGGAACGTTACCGCTCGTGCCTATTCAGATCGGTAGTCTCATCTCGGGAAATGTGGCCGCCGGCCAAGGGAACCTCGGCAATGCACTTGGGCTCGGCATGATCATCGTGGTCGCACTCGCCGCTACCGTCTACGTTCTCAGCCAGAGGAGGGCTTCACGTTGGTTACGGTAA
- the tgt gene encoding tRNA guanosine(34) transglycosylase Tgt — protein MSNLLVTHTDGSARSGQLHLRSATVETPLFIPVATRGIVRYVPSELVADLGFQVLLSNTYHLMLRPGAELIATMGGLNAFTGFRGASLTDSGGFQIMSLGAKITDEGARFRNVYDGSWVTLTPEDAMTTQEQIGADIAMALDVCTQLPSPEAVLRQNLMLTGQWAERSRAAHTDDTQQLFGIVQGGVDSELRKQSTATITAIGFDGYAIGGLAVGESRENTLEAVRTVVEGLPAERPRYLMGVGDPYLLAHATALGVDMFDCVAPTRIARHGTALTNQGPLRVKGLANRGVDEPLELDCNCRVCQRVSRGLLHHLAHVDTESAGTLLSLHNLAFQFRLITRLRRSIREGTIKALLVDIDKVWGTPVIRSGSHAD, from the coding sequence ATGAGTAACCTCTTGGTAACCCACACTGATGGGTCTGCACGGAGCGGGCAGTTGCACCTCCGATCTGCTACTGTTGAGACCCCCTTGTTCATACCCGTCGCGACGCGTGGGATCGTGCGTTACGTCCCGAGTGAACTCGTCGCCGACCTCGGCTTTCAGGTGCTGCTCTCTAATACCTATCATCTCATGCTGCGACCAGGAGCGGAGCTTATCGCAACGATGGGTGGGTTGAATGCCTTCACCGGGTTTCGTGGCGCATCGCTGACGGACTCTGGAGGTTTTCAGATCATGTCACTCGGAGCGAAGATCACCGACGAAGGGGCACGCTTCCGCAACGTCTATGACGGCTCCTGGGTGACGCTGACGCCCGAGGATGCCATGACCACCCAGGAGCAGATCGGGGCCGACATCGCGATGGCGCTCGACGTGTGCACGCAACTCCCTAGTCCCGAAGCGGTGCTCAGGCAGAATCTTATGCTCACCGGTCAGTGGGCGGAGCGCTCCCGCGCGGCCCACACCGACGACACGCAGCAGCTCTTTGGCATCGTGCAAGGCGGTGTCGATAGTGAACTGCGCAAGCAAAGTACGGCGACGATCACGGCTATCGGTTTTGATGGCTACGCGATTGGCGGTCTTGCCGTTGGAGAGTCCAGAGAGAATACGCTAGAGGCGGTCCGCACGGTGGTGGAGGGGTTACCGGCGGAACGACCGCGCTACCTTATGGGCGTCGGCGATCCGTACCTGCTGGCACACGCGACGGCGCTCGGTGTCGATATGTTCGATTGTGTGGCTCCGACGCGGATCGCACGACACGGAACGGCACTCACCAACCAGGGTCCCTTGCGCGTGAAGGGACTCGCAAACCGTGGGGTTGATGAACCGCTTGAACTAGACTGCAATTGTCGGGTGTGCCAAAGAGTATCCCGTGGCCTGTTGCATCACTTGGCCCATGTGGACACGGAGAGTGCGGGCACGCTGTTATCCCTACACAACCTGGCCTTCCAGTTTCGGTTGATCACGAGGCTCAGACGATCCATCAGGGAGGGCACGATCAAAGCACTGCTCGTCGATATCGATAAGGTTTGGGGCACCCCAGTCATAAGAAGTGGTAGCCATGCCGACTAA
- a CDS encoding ABC transporter substrate-binding protein, which produces MKVGVAMVGAAAVLLGACGSASSASTSATTSSKAVDYATCSSLAACGGMANLVKAAKAEGALTVTALPSDWANYGQIMTDFQKKYGIKITDVSPEASSATEIDGLSTLKGSSRSADVVDVGIPFAVTGAKKGLFANYEVQDWSQIPAGCKSDSGQWYCDYGGYISIGYNAALTKTPVTSFASLTNPAFHGGVALDGDPEDAGAAFSGVIAAALGNGGSYSNIMPGIKYFEHLKAIGNFIPVQSSAATIGSGEVKVNIDWDYLNVAYENALKGKIDWKVVIPKGVHYASYYAQAIAKYAPHPAAARLWEEYLYSNTGQNLWLKGYTDPIRLSSMIKDGTVNKTYLAAVPPVSGTPVFPSQAQLNAAQTVILANWPKV; this is translated from the coding sequence ATGAAGGTTGGAGTAGCGATGGTAGGCGCGGCAGCGGTGCTGCTTGGCGCTTGTGGGAGCGCATCGAGTGCGAGCACCAGCGCAACCACGTCAAGCAAGGCAGTGGATTATGCGACCTGTTCCTCGCTCGCTGCTTGCGGTGGGATGGCGAATCTTGTCAAGGCGGCTAAGGCCGAGGGTGCGCTGACCGTTACGGCACTGCCAAGCGATTGGGCCAACTATGGCCAGATCATGACGGATTTCCAGAAGAAGTATGGCATCAAAATTACTGACGTGAGCCCAGAAGCCTCGTCTGCTACCGAGATCGATGGTTTGTCTACGTTGAAGGGTTCCTCGCGGTCTGCCGACGTGGTTGATGTGGGAATTCCCTTTGCCGTCACAGGTGCAAAGAAAGGCCTCTTCGCCAACTACGAGGTCCAAGACTGGAGTCAGATCCCCGCTGGCTGCAAGTCAGACTCTGGCCAGTGGTACTGCGACTATGGCGGCTATATCTCCATTGGTTACAATGCTGCCCTCACCAAGACACCGGTGACGAGCTTTGCCAGTCTGACCAATCCTGCCTTCCATGGTGGGGTCGCACTCGATGGAGATCCAGAGGATGCCGGAGCTGCTTTCTCGGGCGTGATTGCAGCAGCCCTTGGCAATGGCGGGTCCTACAGCAACATCATGCCAGGTATCAAGTACTTCGAGCATCTCAAGGCGATCGGCAACTTCATTCCCGTCCAATCTTCGGCAGCCACAATTGGTTCCGGAGAGGTCAAGGTCAACATCGATTGGGACTATCTGAACGTCGCCTACGAGAATGCGCTCAAAGGTAAGATCGACTGGAAGGTCGTCATTCCCAAGGGTGTGCACTACGCCTCCTACTATGCCCAGGCGATCGCTAAGTATGCTCCGCATCCTGCAGCCGCTCGCCTCTGGGAGGAGTACCTGTACTCGAACACGGGCCAGAACCTCTGGTTGAAGGGTTACACCGATCCAATCCGACTGAGTTCGATGATCAAGGACGGGACCGTTAACAAGACCTACCTTGCCGCCGTGCCTCCGGTGAGCGGCACGCCTGTCTTCCCGAGCCAAGCACAGCTCAATGCTGCACAGACCGTCATCCTTGCTAATTGGCCAAAGGTCTGA
- a CDS encoding HAD-IA family hydrolase produces MNAVGFELADVELVCLDMAGTTVRDAGRVLEVFDRAIVEIAQRQPTDQERDFVVKTMGQSKIEVFTALLHDEAKALQATRAFERYYQEAVEVLGVEEMPGATELFQRLRDRGVHVFLTTGFSASTQELLIHKLDWYSLIDGALCPTEQLRGRPHPDKLLAASLAARVTSMTNVVYVGDTIMDVQSGKNAGLGGVIGVLTGGFSEQALLHAGADRVLSSITELAVVLA; encoded by the coding sequence ATGAACGCTGTAGGGTTTGAACTAGCCGACGTGGAACTCGTTTGTCTCGACATGGCCGGCACTACCGTGAGGGACGCTGGCCGTGTACTCGAGGTGTTCGATCGTGCTATCGTAGAGATCGCCCAACGTCAGCCTACCGACCAGGAACGCGACTTCGTCGTCAAGACGATGGGACAGTCCAAGATCGAAGTCTTCACCGCGCTGCTTCACGATGAGGCCAAGGCACTCCAAGCGACGCGAGCATTTGAACGTTACTACCAAGAGGCAGTTGAGGTCCTTGGAGTCGAGGAGATGCCCGGCGCAACCGAGCTCTTCCAACGGCTCCGCGACCGAGGCGTACACGTCTTCTTGACCACTGGGTTCTCCGCCAGTACCCAGGAGCTCTTGATCCACAAACTCGATTGGTATTCGCTGATCGATGGTGCCCTATGTCCTACCGAACAGCTACGTGGTCGGCCACACCCGGACAAGCTATTGGCGGCCTCGCTGGCTGCCCGGGTGACAAGTATGACCAATGTCGTGTACGTCGGTGACACTATCATGGATGTTCAGTCTGGCAAGAACGCGGGACTCGGTGGCGTCATCGGCGTCTTAACCGGAGGCTTTTCCGAACAAGCACTTCTTCACGCTGGCGCAGACAGGGTACTATCGAGCATCACCGAACTCGCCGTTGTCCTCGCCTAA
- a CDS encoding ABC transporter ATP-binding protein codes for MSQGELRLEGLEKYYGTMHALDGFSLRIQAGELVVLLGPSGCGKTTALRSVAGLERLDGGRVFVDDQDITLQPTAKRNMGIVFQQYSLFPHLTAAQNIEFGLKIRHVGAAKRRERSRELLDLVGLGDLGDRFAHQLSGGQQQRVALARALAIEPAVLLLDEPLSALDAKVRVSLREEIRRVQKEVGIATIFVTHDQEEALAIADRIGVMNRGILEQLGTPAEIYAAPATEFVAEFVGKVNRIHGTVTRESTVLTPGFGAFSIGGPLTVGGEVAVLVRPEQLGIRVTGDGECRLVEMSFLGSSFAAHVQGIDGTKVVVAVSPEESIALSVGDRVEIFQRGPTLLVLPEDRVGGPVPEFAESD; via the coding sequence GTGTCACAAGGTGAACTTCGGCTTGAGGGGTTAGAGAAGTACTACGGTACGATGCATGCGCTCGATGGCTTCTCTCTGCGGATACAAGCTGGTGAGCTGGTCGTCCTGTTGGGGCCCTCGGGATGCGGCAAGACGACAGCGCTTCGATCGGTGGCCGGACTCGAACGCTTGGATGGAGGCCGGGTGTTCGTGGATGATCAGGATATCACCCTTCAGCCGACCGCAAAACGCAACATGGGCATCGTCTTTCAGCAGTACAGCCTCTTCCCACATCTGACGGCGGCGCAGAACATCGAATTCGGCCTCAAGATTCGCCATGTGGGCGCGGCCAAACGCCGTGAGCGCTCTCGTGAACTGCTCGATCTGGTGGGTCTTGGGGATCTTGGTGACCGCTTTGCCCACCAGCTCTCTGGCGGACAACAGCAGCGGGTTGCCCTTGCCCGTGCGCTCGCGATCGAGCCCGCCGTCCTTTTGCTCGATGAGCCACTATCGGCACTCGATGCCAAGGTGCGGGTCAGTCTACGTGAGGAGATCCGTAGAGTGCAAAAGGAGGTGGGAATCGCCACCATCTTCGTGACCCACGATCAAGAGGAGGCACTCGCCATCGCGGATCGGATCGGGGTAATGAACCGTGGCATTCTGGAGCAATTAGGGACGCCAGCGGAGATCTATGCCGCGCCGGCTACAGAGTTCGTCGCCGAGTTCGTCGGGAAGGTGAATCGGATCCACGGCACCGTCACACGTGAATCGACGGTGCTTACCCCAGGGTTTGGCGCCTTCTCGATTGGCGGTCCGCTCACAGTCGGTGGGGAAGTCGCCGTCCTGGTTCGGCCTGAGCAATTGGGGATTCGAGTGACCGGGGATGGTGAGTGTCGCTTAGTGGAGATGTCGTTTTTGGGTTCGAGTTTCGCCGCCCATGTCCAGGGGATCGACGGAACCAAGGTGGTGGTGGCCGTCTCGCCAGAGGAATCGATCGCCCTGAGTGTCGGCGATCGCGTCGAGATCTTCCAGCGTGGCCCAACCCTGTTGGTGCTACCAGAGGACAGGGTAGGCGGACCGGTTCCCGAGTTCGCTGAGTCGGACTAG
- a CDS encoding ABC transporter permease, whose product MVTVTPGGDGLHLRQAGIGRVFRAAVLIFVGAFFLIPILASARYSVLGVHNHLTLSAYRSLFDDPNFRSSLWLSFQVAIATVILTGLLVIPTSIWVTVRIPKLRGLLDALSIVPLGVPSVVVVLGLLGAYHSILNLILTSPFILAPIYVMLALPYSYRTFDTAVRSLDVNTLVEASQSLGASWTRTLVGVLLPNLRAGMVGALILAGAYALGEFVVASLLSFNTFPVYIVQIGLTAAAEAVAVSLVALLVAFVPLSLVTIFGGGRTKKTRRMRVTR is encoded by the coding sequence TTGGTTACGGTAACACCCGGAGGCGATGGGCTTCATCTTCGACAAGCCGGTATCGGACGTGTCTTCCGTGCCGCTGTGTTGATCTTCGTCGGTGCGTTCTTCTTGATTCCGATTCTCGCGTCGGCACGGTACTCGGTCCTCGGGGTCCACAACCACCTCACCCTTTCGGCGTACCGGTCACTTTTTGATGATCCGAACTTCCGCTCATCGCTCTGGTTGTCCTTCCAAGTGGCCATTGCGACCGTGATCCTCACGGGACTGTTGGTCATTCCCACCTCCATCTGGGTGACCGTGCGTATACCCAAGCTGCGAGGCCTACTCGATGCGCTCAGCATTGTCCCACTCGGCGTACCTTCTGTCGTCGTCGTTCTGGGGCTGTTGGGAGCGTATCACAGTATCTTGAACCTGATTCTCACCTCTCCGTTTATTTTGGCACCGATCTATGTGATGCTTGCGCTCCCCTATAGCTATCGGACCTTCGATACAGCTGTGCGTTCGCTTGATGTCAACACCCTTGTTGAGGCTTCGCAGTCGTTGGGTGCAAGCTGGACTCGCACTCTGGTGGGGGTGTTGTTGCCGAACCTTCGCGCGGGGATGGTAGGCGCGCTAATCCTGGCTGGCGCCTACGCATTGGGTGAATTCGTAGTGGCTTCTCTCCTCAGTTTCAACACCTTTCCCGTCTATATCGTCCAGATCGGTCTCACGGCTGCAGCTGAGGCGGTTGCGGTCTCTCTGGTCGCGCTATTGGTGGCATTTGTACCACTCTCACTGGTCACTATCTTCGGTGGTGGCCGTACCAAGAAAACAAGGAGGATGCGTGTCACAAGGTGA
- the secD gene encoding protein translocase subunit SecD — protein sequence MRKGRWIRSVLISTVVALAAFAAVISAHYHPVLGLDLQGGASVVYKPARKVNTATLNETISIIQDRVNALGVGEPSIGQQGSDIVVDLPGIKDPKTALSYIGQTAILQFRPVLCTAPLYTKPPTSLHLKKSQLTPTCPTATSKTASTLQYVPSTSPLKATSASTALLPEYQGNTKTVIARYVVGPTLMTGNAIKSVFAAPVAQSASNQWAINFTLTSKGAPLFNQIAKTYYHQLLAVVLDGTVQSAPQINSTNFNGQGQITGNYTQASATDLATILHYGALPVQLVQQTVQTISPTLGAASLRAGLIAGIAGLVLVMLYTIFYYRLLGLVVVGGLATTFAALWAIIGYLGHSVQLTLNLAGVTGIIVSIGVIVDSYIVFFERLKDEARNGRSLRASVDTGFTKAFRTIIAADLVSFIGAALLYYFSIGDVRGFAFFLGLSTILDVASAWFFTRPLVLWIGNSISPKHYRWLGVPVVQVTRESTVGSGVIKPSRVAAKGV from the coding sequence ATGCGTAAAGGGCGTTGGATCCGTTCGGTCCTCATTAGCACGGTGGTGGCGCTCGCCGCTTTTGCGGCGGTGATCTCTGCCCACTATCATCCTGTCCTTGGCCTTGACCTCCAGGGTGGCGCGTCAGTCGTCTATAAGCCTGCGAGGAAAGTCAACACAGCGACGCTCAATGAGACGATCTCCATTATCCAGGATCGAGTGAATGCACTCGGAGTGGGGGAGCCATCCATTGGTCAGCAAGGTAGCGACATCGTCGTGGACCTGCCTGGAATCAAGGATCCAAAGACAGCACTCAGTTACATCGGTCAGACAGCGATTCTGCAGTTTCGTCCGGTTTTGTGCACCGCACCGCTCTACACTAAGCCCCCAACGAGCCTTCATCTCAAAAAGTCACAGCTGACTCCCACGTGCCCAACGGCTACCTCTAAAACGGCTTCGACTCTGCAATACGTTCCCTCCACGAGTCCATTGAAGGCAACCAGTGCCTCGACAGCGCTGCTGCCGGAGTATCAGGGCAACACGAAGACGGTGATTGCGCGCTATGTCGTTGGACCAACGCTCATGACTGGCAACGCGATCAAGAGTGTCTTTGCGGCGCCGGTAGCCCAGAGTGCCTCCAACCAGTGGGCGATTAATTTCACCTTGACATCCAAGGGAGCGCCCCTCTTCAACCAGATTGCCAAGACCTACTACCATCAGCTCCTCGCCGTGGTGTTGGACGGAACCGTGCAGTCGGCTCCGCAGATCAACTCCACCAACTTCAATGGGCAGGGACAGATCACCGGCAATTATACCCAGGCCTCTGCAACCGATCTCGCCACTATCTTGCACTATGGAGCCCTTCCGGTGCAGCTTGTGCAGCAGACAGTCCAGACGATCTCACCGACGTTGGGCGCCGCCTCGTTACGCGCAGGGTTAATTGCTGGCATCGCTGGTCTCGTCCTGGTCATGCTCTACACGATCTTTTACTACCGACTCCTCGGCTTGGTAGTCGTTGGTGGGCTCGCTACCACTTTCGCCGCACTCTGGGCGATTATCGGCTACCTGGGGCACAGCGTACAGCTGACGCTCAATCTGGCTGGAGTGACAGGTATTATCGTCTCGATTGGCGTCATCGTGGACTCCTACATCGTCTTCTTTGAGCGACTCAAGGATGAGGCTCGCAACGGCCGGAGTTTGCGGGCGTCGGTGGATACCGGCTTTACCAAAGCGTTCCGCACGATCATCGCTGCCGACCTCGTCTCTTTTATCGGAGCAGCGCTACTCTATTACTTTAGCATCGGCGATGTGCGGGGATTTGCCTTCTTCCTGGGGCTATCGACGATCCTCGATGTGGCTTCAGCGTGGTTCTTCACCCGGCCGTTGGTGCTATGGATTGGGAATTCGATCTCGCCGAAGCACTATCGATGGCTTGGCGTCCCGGTGGTCCAGGTAACTCGAGAATCGACCGTCGGCAGCGGAGTGATTAAGCCGAGCCGTGTCGCGGCGAAGGGAGTATGA
- a CDS encoding FAD-dependent oxidoreductase yields the protein MESEETDSFRYYPAFASLQPLLAPQEPIAAVHGAQLLLAQRDDGSLTIGDTHEEYGSPFLEAAIETHLLQRAKVLPGQELAPTSQRWQGVYSRLRPADEAIFFAERPRANATWVTGLGGRGMTIAPQAAYEVVEEVLQ from the coding sequence ATGGAGAGCGAGGAGACCGACTCCTTTCGCTACTATCCAGCCTTTGCATCATTGCAACCTCTCCTAGCCCCACAGGAGCCCATCGCCGCCGTTCATGGTGCCCAACTCCTCCTCGCACAACGTGATGATGGTTCACTGACGATTGGCGACACCCACGAAGAGTACGGTTCTCCCTTTCTCGAAGCCGCCATCGAAACCCACCTTTTACAACGGGCCAAGGTTCTGCCCGGTCAGGAACTCGCACCCACCAGCCAACGTTGGCAAGGTGTCTACTCACGATTACGACCAGCGGACGAGGCGATCTTCTTCGCCGAGAGACCAAGAGCGAATGCAACATGGGTGACCGGCCTTGGAGGTCGTGGCATGACGATAGCACCACAGGCCGCCTATGAGGTGGTGGAGGAGGTTCTCCAATGA
- the queA gene encoding tRNA preQ1(34) S-adenosylmethionine ribosyltransferase-isomerase QueA: protein MTGEDWSIIDAYDYDLPPERIARVPAEPRSSAKLLVGLGVPPQVATVADLGSYLSAGDVVVVNDSKVIPARFHVQRATGGAVEVLLLSPQGATFEALIRPNARVHDGELLYYEASPVFRVLEGTTEESGLRTRRLEVLGDAILAHGEIPLPPYLAGVEIDPERYQTVYANRPGSVAAPTAGLHFDLQLLEDLTRRGIEVVRVELEVGLGTFAPVKDRELAKHTMHAERYRVTADAYDRIRSARRVVAVGTTVVRTLETIAHGGALCGSSQLFIVPGFEFQSVDLILTNFHVPRSTLVALVAAAVGSSWRTLYEYALANDFRFLSLGDAMLIPTGRGASTRPPGTGTPAQEIDE, encoded by the coding sequence ATGACAGGCGAGGATTGGTCGATTATCGATGCCTACGATTACGACCTCCCTCCAGAACGGATCGCGAGGGTACCGGCAGAGCCGCGAAGCTCTGCCAAGTTGCTGGTGGGTCTTGGAGTGCCACCACAGGTAGCAACGGTCGCTGACCTGGGGTCCTACCTCTCAGCGGGCGATGTAGTAGTCGTTAATGACTCCAAAGTCATTCCTGCACGGTTCCATGTGCAACGTGCGACCGGCGGTGCTGTGGAGGTGTTATTGCTATCTCCGCAGGGGGCGACCTTTGAGGCGCTGATACGACCCAACGCACGAGTCCATGATGGTGAACTTCTCTACTATGAAGCCAGTCCCGTCTTTAGAGTTCTTGAGGGTACGACGGAGGAGTCTGGCCTGCGAACACGACGGCTTGAGGTCCTTGGCGATGCGATCTTGGCCCATGGGGAGATTCCCCTTCCCCCCTACCTTGCGGGTGTAGAGATTGACCCTGAGCGATATCAGACGGTCTATGCGAATCGGCCAGGTTCGGTGGCGGCCCCGACTGCAGGACTGCACTTTGATCTGCAACTGCTTGAGGATCTCACAAGACGCGGCATTGAAGTGGTGAGGGTGGAGCTCGAGGTGGGACTTGGCACCTTTGCGCCGGTGAAGGACCGTGAGCTTGCCAAGCACACGATGCATGCCGAGCGCTATCGTGTCACAGCGGATGCCTATGACCGGATTCGTTCTGCACGAAGAGTCGTCGCGGTTGGAACCACAGTGGTACGAACGTTGGAGACTATCGCCCATGGGGGAGCGTTGTGCGGCTCCTCTCAGCTGTTTATTGTCCCTGGCTTTGAGTTCCAAAGCGTTGATCTTATCCTCACGAACTTTCATGTTCCGAGGTCGACCTTGGTGGCACTGGTGGCGGCAGCCGTAGGTTCTTCCTGGCGAACGCTCTACGAATACGCGCTTGCCAATGATTTCCGGTTTCTCTCCCTCGGGGATGCCATGTTGATTCCCACTGGTCGTGGAGCCAGTACTCGTCCCCCGGGAACCGGTACCCCCGCTCAGGAGATTGATGAGTAA